The proteins below come from a single Candidatus Methylacidiphilales bacterium genomic window:
- a CDS encoding aldehyde dehydrogenase family protein, whose amino-acid sequence MNSRLPVRKTYKLYINGAFVRSEGGRTLPATTPDGTFLDNYAYATRKDLRDAVKACEIAQNDWAKKTAYLRSQILYRAAEMLEQRKHELIHEVARSTSVDSSTAQNEVDISIDRLVYFAGWADKYSQLFGSVNPVATSHFNFTIPEPMGVVIIFAPELPSLLAPISLLASVILSGNAAILIPSEKYPLPSLTLAEILATCDLPKGVVNILSSIHADLAPFAAEHMGIHAIVDASGNISLQKVLQNGSAINLKRYACRRLSPTAWATESAEDPYWILDTVEFKTAWHPIGL is encoded by the coding sequence ATGAACAGTCGTCTCCCCGTTCGAAAAACATACAAACTTTACATCAACGGCGCATTTGTCCGCAGTGAAGGAGGGCGCACTCTTCCTGCCACTACTCCTGATGGCACGTTTTTGGATAATTATGCTTATGCAACTCGAAAAGACCTACGAGATGCCGTAAAAGCTTGCGAAATTGCGCAAAACGATTGGGCAAAAAAAACGGCCTATCTACGCAGCCAGATACTTTACCGTGCCGCTGAGATGCTCGAGCAACGCAAACACGAGCTGATCCATGAAGTGGCACGTTCTACATCCGTAGACTCCAGCACCGCTCAAAACGAAGTAGATATATCCATCGATCGCCTTGTTTACTTTGCAGGCTGGGCTGATAAGTATTCTCAACTCTTTGGAAGCGTAAACCCCGTAGCCACTTCTCATTTCAATTTTACAATTCCAGAACCCATGGGGGTGGTAATTATTTTTGCACCTGAACTACCATCGCTTCTGGCTCCTATTTCACTCCTCGCCTCAGTCATTCTCAGTGGTAACGCAGCAATTCTCATTCCGTCGGAAAAATATCCACTACCATCGCTGACCCTTGCCGAAATCTTAGCAACGTGCGATCTACCAAAAGGTGTTGTAAATATTCTCAGCTCGATTCACGCGGATTTAGCGCCTTTTGCTGCTGAGCACATGGGGATCCATGCAATCGTAGACGCATCCGGAAACATTTCACTGCAAAAGGTGCTGCAAAACGGTTCCGCCATTAACTTAAAACGGTATGCTTGCAGAAGGTTGAGTCCCACTGCATGGGCAACAGAGTCTGCCGAGGATCCCTACTGGATTCTAGACACAGTCGAATTCAAAACGGCCTGGCATCCGATTGGTTTATAA
- a CDS encoding ABC transporter permease produces MILSGLGITLGVAFFIAAQAQTQGFEKFFINTSLGTSGSIVISDRFREGLTQSLQNEADLVEISGGQSRKYFPGIIDAYRIIRVLDTFPNVVAAAPVIEDKAILRTGIKNEAVSVYGIDLNLHLKTTDLASQIQRGSLDDFRNDPSGVLIGSALAEKLEIQPGSNLFLYGPDMRPRRFRVAAYYQTGINAIDERRIYLHRRAAQNVLQFKHSASLILVRLRDPSKAVEEALTLERLLSHRARAWQQREQGNLTIFRALRVSAAVTVSTIILLSGFGIFNVLSLSVMEKLKEIAILRSMGYTRRDISRIFLWQGAGIAAIGISAGCILGALLTDFISRIPIKLRGVIRSDYFVVHWSGEHYLYAACLAAIAVFIAAWAPARRAAALDPIQILRGSGQ; encoded by the coding sequence ATGATTTTAAGCGGATTGGGAATTACATTAGGTGTGGCTTTTTTTATCGCAGCACAAGCGCAGACTCAGGGGTTCGAAAAATTTTTTATTAACACGAGTTTAGGGACTTCTGGAAGCATTGTGATTAGCGATCGTTTCCGAGAGGGGCTGACCCAGAGTTTGCAAAACGAAGCGGATTTAGTGGAAATCAGCGGGGGCCAATCACGCAAATATTTTCCTGGCATCATTGATGCATATCGGATCATCCGAGTGTTGGATACGTTTCCTAATGTTGTAGCTGCTGCACCTGTGATTGAAGACAAGGCTATTTTAAGAACAGGCATTAAAAACGAGGCGGTCTCAGTGTATGGAATCGATCTTAATCTTCATTTGAAGACCACCGATCTTGCTTCTCAAATTCAACGAGGTTCTCTGGATGATTTCCGGAACGATCCATCAGGAGTTTTGATTGGTTCCGCACTAGCTGAGAAACTCGAGATTCAGCCGGGCAGCAACTTATTTCTCTATGGGCCGGATATGCGTCCGCGCCGGTTTAGGGTCGCTGCTTATTATCAAACAGGGATCAATGCAATTGATGAACGCCGCATTTACCTTCATCGTCGTGCTGCCCAAAATGTGCTGCAATTTAAGCATAGTGCTTCCTTAATTCTTGTGCGCCTTAGAGACCCAAGTAAAGCGGTAGAAGAAGCACTTACCTTAGAACGTCTTCTCTCTCATCGGGCTAGGGCTTGGCAACAACGCGAACAGGGGAATCTGACGATTTTTCGAGCATTGCGGGTTTCAGCTGCTGTGACTGTTTCGACTATTATCTTACTTTCAGGGTTTGGTATTTTTAATGTGCTTTCACTTTCTGTGATGGAGAAACTGAAGGAGATTGCGATTTTGCGATCGATGGGTTACACACGACGTGATATATCCCGCATCTTTCTCTGGCAAGGTGCTGGAATAGCGGCGATCGGGATCAGTGCAGGCTGCATTTTAGGAGCTTTGCTTACTGACTTCATATCTCGTATACCAATCAAACTGCGAGGAGTGATTCGATCTGACTATTTCGTCGTCCACTGGAGTGGAGAACATTATCTGTATGCTGCATGTCTAGCGGCGATTGCCGTGTTTATTGCGGCTTGGGCGCCAGCACGGCGAGCAGCTGCACTCGATCCGATTCAGATTTTAAGAGGATCTGGGCAGTAG
- a CDS encoding ion transporter, with protein MSLQELELLKSKIPSDHWRVRLATWVESNTIQHIIVAIIFFNALILALETDSGIMSQYGFFLSVLDKSCLAIFCLEIFIKLIAYRRYFWVSGWNIFDFLVVGIALLPAAGTWSVLRALRVLRVLRLLTIVPSMRRVVAAFIHSIPGLASVIAVMCVFYFTGAVLATKLFGQTHPQWFGNIGASLYSLFQIMTLESWSMGIVRPLMEKHPWAWAFFVPFIIVATFTILNLFIGIIVSTMQELSQKESENKILLPRAQGNCEREFSDTIKNIERELERLRLLISGLNSNQASDSKDENHLN; from the coding sequence ATGTCTTTGCAGGAGCTTGAACTCTTAAAATCCAAGATCCCATCTGACCACTGGCGTGTTCGTCTCGCCACATGGGTAGAATCAAATACAATCCAGCACATCATCGTCGCTATTATCTTTTTTAATGCCCTTATTTTGGCTTTAGAAACGGACTCCGGAATTATGTCGCAATATGGATTTTTCCTCTCTGTGTTAGATAAAAGCTGTTTGGCTATCTTTTGCCTTGAAATTTTCATCAAGCTCATCGCCTATCGTCGTTACTTTTGGGTTAGCGGTTGGAATATTTTTGATTTTTTAGTCGTTGGAATCGCTCTTCTGCCTGCTGCTGGGACCTGGAGTGTCTTGCGTGCCTTGCGAGTGCTACGGGTCTTGCGTTTGCTCACTATTGTTCCATCGATGCGGCGAGTTGTAGCAGCTTTCATTCACTCAATTCCTGGGCTTGCGAGCGTGATCGCAGTGATGTGCGTCTTTTATTTCACGGGTGCTGTCCTAGCGACAAAACTCTTTGGTCAGACCCATCCACAGTGGTTTGGCAACATTGGTGCTAGTTTATATTCATTGTTCCAAATTATGACTTTGGAAAGTTGGTCTATGGGGATCGTTAGACCACTAATGGAGAAACATCCTTGGGCTTGGGCTTTCTTTGTGCCCTTCATCATCGTGGCCACATTTACCATATTGAACTTATTTATCGGCATTATCGTTTCCACGATGCAAGAGCTTTCACAAAAAGAATCTGAGAACAAGATTTTGCTTCCCCGCGCCCAAGGGAATTGTGAGAGAGAATTCTCAGATACAATAAAAAATATCGAAAGAGAACTGGAACGCCTCCGTTTGTTGATCAGCGGATTAAACTCTAATCAAGCCTCGGATTCTAAAGATGAAAATCATCTCAATTGA
- a CDS encoding NAD(P)H-hydrate dehydratase: MKIISIETMRRLEQEAIRAGITEKNLIHSASQGIAKILMRYFPIAEYSNHTFYFFCGGGNNGNDGRETAKILSEKGYKIHVINANEGAQDFEILAPCVLVDAILGIGARPGLAGNYLKHIQKFFLASKYPIVAIDVPTGITGDEAHVDPFAIKADITISCGFPKLTLFHDSVINHVGRIEVAPLPFPQSSTDWLEPFPEWIDASWVAERLIERSRDTHKYKCGHVHLFAGNVGTIGAAELMCQGALASGVGLVTLWVRPEIYSILATRLPPEIMVRPLQSLSDCISTVEERADSFGIGPGLGIDNWSESIVQHLLDLSIPSLFDADALTIIGHKKWLSHLSPQSIVTPHMGEIKSLLNFTDLSRIEMATAFCDSSRAVLLLKGPHTLVKQKDDPISISYNSTGNQGLAKAGTGDVLAGVCSGLLAQGYPTNAAARIAAYIHGAAADTLSNLHGIIGWTASDLARQIAREWRQLQFKKIY, translated from the coding sequence ATGAAAATCATCTCAATTGAAACGATGCGGCGCCTAGAACAAGAAGCGATTCGTGCGGGGATAACAGAAAAAAACCTTATCCATTCGGCTTCGCAAGGCATAGCCAAAATTCTTATGCGCTACTTCCCGATTGCAGAGTATTCTAATCACACCTTTTACTTTTTCTGCGGGGGAGGCAATAATGGTAATGACGGCCGCGAAACAGCTAAAATTCTAAGCGAAAAAGGCTATAAAATACACGTTATCAATGCGAATGAGGGAGCACAGGATTTCGAAATACTTGCCCCCTGCGTGCTGGTGGATGCCATACTCGGAATCGGTGCACGACCTGGACTGGCAGGAAATTATTTAAAACATATCCAAAAATTCTTCCTTGCATCCAAGTATCCAATAGTGGCGATTGATGTGCCAACCGGGATCACTGGCGACGAAGCTCACGTTGATCCTTTTGCAATCAAAGCAGACATCACGATTAGCTGTGGTTTCCCCAAACTTACGCTTTTTCACGACTCGGTTATTAATCACGTTGGTCGCATTGAAGTAGCTCCACTGCCCTTTCCTCAAAGCTCAACAGATTGGCTAGAGCCTTTTCCAGAGTGGATTGATGCCTCTTGGGTTGCTGAGCGACTCATTGAGCGAAGTCGTGATACCCATAAATATAAATGCGGGCATGTCCATCTTTTTGCTGGAAACGTCGGCACTATAGGAGCAGCTGAGCTCATGTGCCAAGGTGCATTAGCGAGTGGTGTAGGGCTAGTCACTCTATGGGTGCGTCCTGAAATCTATTCTATTCTAGCAACTCGTCTCCCACCTGAAATTATGGTGCGGCCGTTACAATCTCTCTCCGATTGCATATCGACAGTAGAAGAACGAGCAGATTCCTTCGGTATTGGACCTGGGTTGGGCATAGACAATTGGAGTGAGTCGATTGTTCAACATCTTCTCGACCTCTCCATTCCGTCTCTTTTTGATGCAGATGCTCTGACCATCATTGGTCATAAAAAGTGGTTATCCCATCTAAGTCCTCAATCAATCGTCACTCCTCATATGGGGGAGATAAAAAGCCTTTTGAATTTCACTGACTTATCACGCATTGAAATGGCAACAGCCTTTTGTGATAGCTCTCGAGCGGTTTTATTGCTCAAGGGGCCGCACACTTTGGTTAAGCAAAAAGATGACCCGATCTCGATTTCCTACAACTCAACTGGAAACCAAGGATTGGCGAAGGCTGGCACAGGGGACGTCTTAGCCGGTGTATGCAGTGGATTGCTTGCACAGGGTTACCCGACTAATGCCGCAGCCCGTATTGCAGCTTATATTCACGGTGCAGCAGCGGATACATTATCCAATCTTCATGGTATAATTGGATGGACAGCATCAGATTTAGCCCGTCAAATCGCAAGGGAGTGGAGACAGCTTCAGTTCAAGAAAATATACTAG
- a CDS encoding methylated-DNA--[protein]-cysteine S-methyltransferase — translation MLYHSFISLVEYPEDSGCYSWGWQESSFGNVSTVWIDDVLVGVHFFDTENECRSCLSRFKIEDKADTRNKETLKLIHAFSDKISWENYCSSIKVGLCGTDFQIKTWQAIAEISWGETCSYGEVSNKVSGKPAARAVGQACSSNLLALIIPCHRVVSASLSKFNYRWKPWRKKLLLEHERRNRAKV, via the coding sequence ATGCTGTATCACTCTTTTATCTCATTAGTTGAGTATCCTGAAGATAGCGGATGTTATTCTTGGGGATGGCAAGAAAGTTCCTTTGGTAATGTGTCAACAGTCTGGATTGACGATGTGCTGGTAGGAGTTCATTTTTTCGATACAGAAAACGAGTGCCGTTCTTGTTTGTCACGTTTCAAGATTGAGGACAAAGCTGATACACGCAATAAGGAGACACTAAAGCTGATCCATGCTTTTTCTGATAAAATAAGCTGGGAGAACTATTGCTCTTCAATCAAAGTCGGCCTATGTGGCACAGATTTTCAAATAAAAACATGGCAGGCGATTGCTGAAATTAGCTGGGGAGAAACTTGTTCTTATGGTGAGGTAAGCAATAAAGTATCCGGAAAACCGGCCGCGCGAGCAGTAGGGCAGGCATGTAGTTCGAATTTGCTTGCTTTGATCATACCGTGTCACCGCGTGGTAAGTGCTTCACTTTCCAAGTTTAATTACCGATGGAAGCCGTGGCGTAAGAAACTTTTACTGGAACACGAGAGGCGAAATAGAGCAAAGGTGTAG
- the recN gene encoding DNA repair protein RecN: MLRSLQIKNLALVDSIRWELGKGLNILTGETGAGKSILIEALQLLLGERADKSLIRTGEESCTVEAEFQIENPLLRKQINIWLEESGIEQDSENLLILKRILSTTGANRQYVNGNAAPLQLLKKIGDKLVDIHGPHEHQSLLIQATQLDLLDAFAKLNELKGAYKQYFQIWKNAERSLNEGQLSPETIALRLETLKEQVQEIRSAKIQEGEETKLEEDYRIAINSKQLTEYAQALYRLLDESEESVSQLLARTEKILKQWESLDPTAATLLEKNHQAIEYVRELAELIVARLEDPQMDAAYIDRLEARMDLFQRLKRKYGVPIHELNNLAEKYEQEIHDLSSHEARVEALKKEAEQYHKKALELAEEMHRKRKLAATNLAEKVQGELRDLGFLQAVFQVNLSRKESLEANGFDQIEFMFAPNPGEPLRPLRMIASSGEMARVMLAIKTTLAEVDEVPVLVFDEVDANVGGSTANKVGSKLRALGERRQVICITHLPQVAAHGHCHYVVEKEVKNERTYARLRLLDKKERLHEVSRMLGGLHEEAQALSEKLLQEASKLKV, encoded by the coding sequence ATGTTGCGCTCATTGCAAATAAAAAATCTAGCGCTTGTGGATTCAATCCGATGGGAATTAGGTAAAGGCCTGAATATCTTGACGGGAGAAACAGGCGCCGGAAAATCTATTTTAATCGAAGCGTTACAGCTTTTGTTAGGTGAGCGCGCCGATAAATCTTTGATCCGCACCGGGGAAGAGAGTTGCACGGTCGAGGCTGAATTTCAGATAGAAAATCCACTGCTCAGAAAACAAATCAATATTTGGCTTGAGGAATCTGGAATTGAGCAAGATTCGGAAAATCTTTTGATTCTTAAGCGCATTCTAAGCACCACTGGGGCAAATCGCCAATATGTGAACGGTAATGCTGCGCCACTTCAACTATTAAAAAAAATTGGTGATAAATTAGTAGATATTCACGGCCCGCACGAGCATCAATCTCTCTTAATTCAAGCTACACAGCTTGATCTGCTCGATGCCTTCGCAAAATTAAATGAGCTAAAAGGTGCATATAAACAGTATTTTCAAATATGGAAAAATGCTGAACGAAGCTTAAACGAAGGCCAGTTGTCTCCAGAAACAATCGCGCTGCGATTAGAGACTCTGAAAGAGCAGGTTCAAGAAATTCGATCTGCCAAAATTCAAGAGGGAGAAGAGACAAAATTAGAAGAAGACTATCGCATAGCAATTAACTCAAAGCAGCTCACTGAATATGCTCAAGCTCTTTATCGTCTTTTGGATGAGAGCGAAGAAAGCGTAAGCCAGCTTTTAGCGCGCACAGAAAAAATCCTTAAACAATGGGAATCACTCGATCCTACAGCGGCCACACTGCTAGAGAAAAATCATCAAGCCATAGAGTATGTGAGAGAATTAGCCGAACTCATAGTGGCTCGATTAGAAGACCCACAAATGGACGCTGCCTATATCGACCGCTTAGAAGCAAGGATGGATTTGTTTCAGCGTTTGAAGCGTAAATACGGTGTTCCAATTCATGAATTAAATAATCTTGCTGAGAAATACGAACAAGAAATACATGACTTAAGCAGCCACGAAGCAAGAGTGGAGGCTTTAAAAAAAGAGGCAGAGCAATACCACAAAAAAGCATTGGAACTTGCTGAGGAGATGCACAGGAAACGTAAATTAGCGGCTACGAATTTGGCCGAGAAAGTGCAGGGAGAGTTGAGAGATTTAGGGTTTCTGCAAGCTGTATTCCAAGTCAATCTTTCACGCAAAGAGTCCCTTGAGGCAAATGGATTTGACCAAATTGAGTTTATGTTTGCTCCCAATCCAGGAGAACCGCTCAGACCGTTGCGTATGATCGCTTCAAGTGGAGAGATGGCGCGTGTGATGTTGGCTATCAAGACCACTTTAGCAGAGGTTGATGAAGTGCCAGTTTTGGTGTTTGATGAAGTCGATGCCAACGTCGGTGGGAGCACGGCCAATAAAGTGGGATCAAAGCTTCGTGCTTTAGGCGAGCGACGTCAGGTGATTTGCATCACACATCTTCCGCAGGTGGCAGCACATGGACATTGTCACTACGTGGTTGAAAAGGAGGTGAAAAATGAACGCACCTATGCTCGCTTGCGTCTTCTCGATAAAAAGGAACGTCTGCATGAAGTCTCTCGTATGCTAGGTGGTCTTCACGAGGAGGCTCAAGCCTTGTCAGAAAAATTACTTCAGGAGGCCTCTAAGCTGAAAGTTTAG
- a CDS encoding MBL fold metallo-hydrolase produces the protein MQRPFPTEAIMMATVLGTGTSQGVPVIGCRCSVCCSNDRRDQRSRCSLFLRTPDAHILIDTTPELRIQALREGINRVDHVLITHSHADHIMGFDDLRRFCEIQSQALPIYASAATLQTLERIFPYAFDPHNTVSTYVHATPHPFTGSFQIDNLTIHPLQVPHGNVETHGFLFIHDGRSLLAYFPDCKEMPEPYYEILNRVDTLILDGLRDEPHPTHLSIPEALQVIERIAPRRAFLTHLTHQKSHVDRLKQLPNGVAPAYDGLQLTWFS, from the coding sequence TTGCAGCGTCCTTTTCCCACTGAAGCCATCATGATGGCAACCGTCCTTGGCACAGGCACATCTCAAGGTGTGCCAGTGATTGGCTGTCGCTGCTCAGTCTGCTGCTCTAATGATCGTAGAGATCAACGGAGTCGCTGTTCCCTTTTTCTACGCACTCCCGATGCGCATATCCTTATCGATACTACTCCTGAACTTAGAATCCAAGCCTTACGAGAGGGGATTAACCGTGTTGATCATGTTCTCATTACTCATAGTCATGCGGATCATATAATGGGCTTTGATGATCTACGACGTTTTTGTGAAATTCAATCACAAGCTTTGCCGATCTATGCCTCGGCAGCGACGCTACAGACACTCGAGCGTATCTTCCCTTATGCTTTTGATCCTCACAATACAGTGAGCACCTACGTTCACGCTACTCCACATCCTTTTACTGGCTCTTTCCAGATTGATAATTTAACCATCCATCCCTTACAAGTGCCTCACGGCAACGTCGAGACTCACGGATTTCTTTTTATTCACGATGGGCGTTCCCTTCTAGCCTACTTTCCGGATTGCAAGGAAATGCCCGAACCGTATTATGAAATTCTCAACCGAGTGGACACTTTAATCCTTGACGGCCTGCGTGACGAACCTCACCCTACGCATCTTTCTATTCCTGAAGCTCTTCAAGTCATAGAACGCATAGCTCCGCGAAGGGCATTTCTCACCCATCTCACCCATCAAAAAAGCCACGTCGATCGTCTTAAACAGTTGCCTAACGGCGTAGCGCCTGCCTACGATGGTTTACAACTCACATGGTTTTCATGA
- a CDS encoding TIGR03790 family protein — translation MRELLMPNFSFLALVYVILLFAINFTLLGKELSPAPLRNHLLVVYNRDFLGSEALARFYARSRKIPNERLLGIQAPLTETITREEFTQTILRPIENYLIEKGWLQRSVEMQPLGMLTPSLLNTHKNDIRAILLIRGIPLRIAEDPNLVEPYEGPDNLKHNGASVDSELAMLPTGSWRTYGPIRNPYFNEGTTPRSSRPFSRSDALGMVLVTRLDGPSNEIVRRRIQETLDVEKQGLRGNAFIDARGMTAESGGYLLGDEWLRNSIRFLKAAGFNVTIDDTPELFPDEMKWPSTAIYAGWYTDNAKGPMMNPGVLAAGSIAYHIHSYSAQTLHSSTQNWCGPLIHAGAAVTIGAVDEPYLHLMPHWDLFIARLLEGLTVAEAAYRSMPALSWKVVIVADPLYRPFAQINVGKLPDPIRILSKQKVIASPAPSREPSRPPQVSPMPEQPKNEELPLDPVLKPFKPVISKPAIE, via the coding sequence ATGAGAGAACTGCTGATGCCCAACTTTAGCTTTTTAGCTCTTGTGTATGTGATTCTACTCTTTGCCATAAATTTTACCCTTCTTGGAAAGGAACTTTCCCCAGCACCTCTTAGAAATCATCTATTAGTTGTTTACAACCGAGATTTTCTCGGCAGTGAAGCCCTAGCTCGATTTTATGCCCGCAGCCGAAAAATTCCCAACGAGCGACTGCTTGGCATTCAAGCGCCCCTAACAGAAACCATCACTCGCGAAGAGTTCACACAGACAATCCTACGGCCGATCGAAAACTATCTGATCGAAAAAGGGTGGCTCCAGCGTTCCGTAGAAATGCAGCCCCTCGGAATGCTCACTCCATCACTTCTCAATACTCATAAAAACGATATTCGCGCTATTTTACTCATCCGAGGAATTCCTCTCCGAATCGCAGAGGACCCTAACTTGGTTGAGCCTTATGAGGGACCAGACAATCTCAAGCATAATGGTGCGAGTGTGGATTCGGAGCTAGCCATGCTTCCGACGGGCAGTTGGAGAACTTATGGCCCAATTAGGAATCCTTATTTTAACGAAGGCACCACTCCACGTTCCTCGCGTCCGTTTTCTCGAAGTGATGCATTAGGGATGGTTCTTGTCACACGCTTGGATGGGCCTTCAAATGAAATCGTTCGCCGCCGCATCCAAGAGACTCTGGATGTAGAGAAGCAAGGCTTGCGCGGAAACGCTTTCATTGATGCCCGCGGGATGACCGCTGAGAGCGGAGGTTATTTACTAGGAGATGAATGGTTGAGAAACTCGATCCGTTTTCTTAAAGCTGCCGGTTTCAACGTCACGATTGATGATACGCCTGAACTTTTTCCAGATGAGATGAAATGGCCTTCCACAGCGATTTATGCAGGTTGGTATACCGACAATGCGAAGGGGCCAATGATGAATCCTGGCGTTCTTGCTGCGGGCTCGATCGCTTATCATATCCACTCATACAGTGCACAAACTCTGCATAGCTCGACTCAAAATTGGTGCGGGCCTTTGATTCATGCTGGCGCAGCAGTAACGATCGGTGCAGTGGATGAACCATATCTGCATTTGATGCCACATTGGGATTTGTTTATTGCACGACTTCTCGAAGGTCTCACGGTGGCTGAGGCCGCCTATCGCTCGATGCCCGCCCTTTCATGGAAAGTCGTGATCGTTGCGGACCCGCTTTATCGTCCGTTTGCGCAAATCAATGTGGGCAAACTACCCGATCCTATTCGGATCCTTTCCAAGCAGAAAGTAATAGCCTCTCCAGCTCCTTCTCGTGAGCCTTCACGGCCTCCACAAGTGTCCCCGATGCCTGAACAGCCTAAAAATGAGGAATTGCCGCTCGATCCAGTATTGAAGCCTTTCAAACCTGTCATTAGTAAACCTGCAATCGAATAG
- a CDS encoding TatD family hydrolase, translating to MLIDTHAHLDYPDYERDLPQVIERALSAGVTRILTIGTNLQSCHRAIELARAYPQVVFPVIGIHPHHADEWDGSTEKTLRQIIESHPVAAIGETGLDYHRLPSQKISDPSAAHDTDQAYKQRQQDVFRAQLELAVAYGLNVVVHQRDAWEDTLRILHPYTGRLRGVFHCFGGTLEQAMDLLRLGHIVSFTGIVTFKNAQQVQNTAAQVPLDSFMVETDCPYLAPTPFRGKRCEPAHTRVIAETVAMLRSVSLQSIAEQTTATAEKFFRLG from the coding sequence ATGTTAATCGACACGCATGCACACTTGGACTATCCCGATTACGAAAGGGATCTTCCTCAAGTTATCGAGCGGGCTCTCTCTGCTGGCGTGACACGTATTTTAACAATAGGCACTAATCTTCAATCCTGCCACCGAGCGATCGAGCTTGCGAGAGCTTATCCGCAGGTCGTTTTTCCTGTCATCGGGATTCATCCTCATCATGCTGATGAATGGGATGGGAGCACCGAAAAAACACTCAGGCAGATCATTGAGTCGCATCCAGTGGCTGCCATAGGCGAGACGGGATTGGACTATCATCGTTTGCCAAGTCAAAAAATATCTGATCCTTCTGCGGCACATGATACAGACCAAGCTTACAAGCAAAGACAGCAGGATGTTTTTCGCGCCCAACTCGAACTAGCCGTGGCATATGGGTTAAATGTTGTCGTCCATCAACGCGATGCTTGGGAAGATACGCTCCGAATATTGCATCCTTATACAGGGCGTCTTCGCGGAGTGTTTCATTGTTTCGGGGGCACGCTAGAACAGGCCATGGATTTGCTGCGCCTCGGGCACATAGTCTCCTTCACTGGCATCGTGACTTTCAAAAACGCACAGCAGGTTCAAAACACGGCAGCACAGGTTCCTCTTGACTCGTTTATGGTTGAAACAGATTGTCCTTATCTAGCTCCGACGCCTTTTCGGGGGAAGCGATGTGAGCCTGCCCATACGCGAGTCATTGCTGAAACGGTCGCGATGTTGCGCTCGGTCTCGTTGCAATCTATAGCTGAGCAGACGACTGCGACGGCAGAAAAGTTTTTTAGATTGGGTTAA